Proteins from a genomic interval of Panthera uncia isolate 11264 chromosome C1 unlocalized genomic scaffold, Puncia_PCG_1.0 HiC_scaffold_4, whole genome shotgun sequence:
- the LEPROT gene encoding leptin receptor gene-related protein, whose amino-acid sequence MAGVKALVALSFSGAIGLTFLMLGCALEDYGVYWPLFVLIFHAISPIPHFIAKRATYDSDATSSACRELAYFFTTGIVVSAFGFPVILARVSVIKWGACGLVLAGNAVIFLTIQGFFLVFGRGDDFSWEQW is encoded by the exons ATGGCGGGCGTTAAAG ctcTTGTGGCATTATCCTTCAGTGGGGCTATTGGGCTGACTTTTCTTATGCTGGGATGTGCCTTAGAAGATTATGG CGTTTACTGGCCCTTGTTTGTCCTGATATTTCACGCcatctctcccatcccccatttCATTGCCAAAAGAGCAACGTATGACTCTGATGCCACAAGTAGTGCCTGTCGGGAGCTGGCATATTTTTTCACTACTGGAATTGTTGTTTCTGCCTTTGGATTTCCTGTTATTCTTGCCCGTGTGTCTGTG ATCAAATGGGGAGCCTGTGGCCTTGTGCTGGCAGGCAATGCAGTCATTTTCCTGACAATTCAAGGTTTTTTCCTTGTGTTTGGAAGAGGAGATGATTTTAGCTGGGAGCAGTGGTAG